The following are encoded in a window of Vidua macroura isolate BioBank_ID:100142 chromosome 26, ASM2450914v1, whole genome shotgun sequence genomic DNA:
- the GPX4 gene encoding phospholipid hydroperoxide glutathione peroxidase produces MGWVSTVRSALRCARAAAPGAVLGPGLSAARSMCAQADDWRSARAIYDFHALDIDGNDVSLEKYRGDVCIITNVASKUGKTAVNYTQLVDLHARYAERGLRILGFPCNQFGKQEPGDNAQIKAFAENYGVKFDMYSKIDVNGDDAHPLWKWMKEQPKGRGTLGNAIKWNFTKFLINREGQVVKRYSPMEDPYVIEKDLPAYL; encoded by the exons ATGGGCTGGGTCAGCACGGTGCGGAGCGCGCTGCGGtgcgcgcgggcggcggcgccgggagcgGTGCTGGGACCAGGGCTGAGCGCGGCGCGGAGCATG TGTGCCCAGGCGGATGACTGGCGCTCGGCCAGGGCCATCTACGACTTTCACGCCCTCGACATCGATGGCAACGACGTGTCCCTGGAAAAGTATCG AGGCGACGTCTGTATCATCACCAACGTGGCCTCCAAGTGAGGGAAAACCGCGGTAAACTACACTCAGCTTGTCGACTTGCACGCCCGATACGCTGAGAGGGGTTTACGTATCCTGGGCTTTCCTTGCAACCAGTTTGGGAAGCAG GAGCCCGGGGACAACGCTCAGATCAAGGCATTTGCTGAGAACTACGGGGTGAAGTTCGACATGTACAGCAAGATCGATGTCAACGGGGATGATGCTCACCCCCTCTGGAAGTGGATGAAGGAGCAGCCCAAAGGGAGAGGCACTCTGGGCAA cGCAATAAAATGGAACTTCACCAAG TTCCTCATTAACCGGGAAGGTCAAGTGGTGAAGAGGTACAGCCCAATGGAAGATCCCTAT GTGATCGAGAAGGACCTGCCCGCCTACCTGTAG
- the ARHGAP45 gene encoding rho GTPase-activating protein 45 isoform X2, with protein sequence MFSRKKRELIKTPSISKKSRAGSPVPQTLPDLSRKDCLEALGSSVGELPPASAKLSSSPSAAGTLRRPTSLSRHASAAGFSLPMAPRAVPKGHKTPMSYSPMEGGEGPFIDPEDISQLLADVARFADALEKLRDMVLRDDPKEPQRPLAHECLGETLRILRQVINKYPLLNTLETLTAAGTLISKVKGFHYESNNEADKREFEKAVETIAVSFSSTVSEFLMGEVDSSTILSVPLSDQNQTVESLYGGIPGPRGDGVPSGMDSYDTARPPAEEVDVMLQRCEGGVDAALQYAKTISKYMKDLIGYLEKRTTLEMEFAKGLQKMANSCKQTISQETSMPFLSIYLLALEQDMEHGTSVLQAANTLQQQTFLPPLVARRLEHEKRRKEIKEQWHRAQRKLQEAEGNLRKAKQTYMQRSEEHDKAKYMAVKAEEEQQNTTSSITTKTLDKKRRLEEEAKNKAEEAMATYRTCVADANTQKQELEDTKVNSLRQIHEVIKQTDQVIKSATISFYQLMHMQTAPLPVNFQTLCESSKLYDPGQQYASHVRQLQRGDEPDVQYDFEPYVSHNAWSPFTQPQKGSFNAGEFSTSAEGAGAVSEGAAGARESPSGAGAAERRGGRGHQVHKSWPTSVADADSSLDSNAGINGITPELAAPTGPFRNVGLSKAAQTHRLRKLRAPSKCRECNSYVYFQGAECEECYLACHKKCLETLAIQCGHKKLQGKLQLFGQDFTKASRASPDGIPFIIKKCISEIEKRALKTKGIYRVNGVKTRVEKLCQAFENGKELVELSQASPHDISNVLKLYLRQLPEPLMPFRLYNELMGLAKESLQGSESKGHGGKGSPELVDRGADTNQVVLSLVLKLRELLKELPCENMATLQYLLQHLRRIMEVEQDNKMTSGNLGIVFGPTLMRPRPTDATISLSSLVDYPHQARIIEALIIFYPTIFEHKDMAPAEPSRRSSGATEEVASGAEQAHAGSQPVPPLGTSPYLEGPSEKRNLAFSADSLAESGDRSMDSDSELEDSGEPRTHLTKQGSETSTEEVNFCDEGSEGPCSVGQSDAGGSAPRCCSLGDEQSDVEEHPESRSPATPRDATNQSGTSRGHISHELQPRLI encoded by the exons ATGTTCTCCCGGAAGAAGCGGGAGCTGATAAAAACCCCCTCCATCTCCAAGAAGAGCCGGGCGGGAAGCCCCGTCCCACAGACCCTGCCG GACCTCTCCCGCAAGGATTGCCTGGAGGCATTAGGCTCCAGCGTGGGggagctgcccccagccagtgccaagctcagcagcagccccagtgccGCGGGCACCCTGAGGCGCCCCACCAGCCTGAGCCGCCATGCCAGTGCTGCCGGCTTCTCGCTGCCCATGGCCCCCCGTGCCGTGCCCAAGGGCCACAAGACCCCCATGTCCTACAGCCCTATGGAGGGCGGGGAGGGTCCCTTCATCGACCCCGAGGAcatctcccagctgctggcagatgTCGCCCGCTTCGCCGATGCCCTGGAGAAGCTGCGGGATATGGTGCTGCGCGATG ACCCTAAGGAGCCGCAGCGGCCGCTGGCCCACGAGTGCCTGGGTGAAACCCTCCGTATCCTGCGCCAGGTCATCAATAAGTACCCGCTGCTCAACACCCTGGAGACCCTGACGGCCGCTGGGACCCTCATCTCCAAAGTCAAGG GTTTCCACTATGAATCCAACAATGAGGCAGACAAGCGGGAGTTCGAGAAGGCTGTGGAGACCATCGCTGTGTCCTTCAGCAGCAC GGTGTCCGAGTTCCTCATGGGGGAGGTGGACAGCAGCACCATCCTCTCTGTTCCACTCAGTGACCAGAACCAG ACTGTGGAGAGCCTCTATGGGGGGATTCCTGGGCCTAGAGGAGATGGAGTGCCCTCAGGCATGGACAGCTATGACACAG CCCGTCCTCCGGCCGAAGAAGTGGATGTGATGCTGCAGCGCTGTGAGGGGGGCGTGGATGCTGCCCTCCAGTACGCCAAAACCATCTCCAAGTACATGAAGGACCTGATTGGATACCTAGAGAAAAGGACCACGTTGG AGATGGAGTTTGCCAAAGGGCTCCAGAAGATGGCAAACAGCTGCAAGCAAACCATCAGTCAGGAG aCCAGCATGCCTTTCCTGTCCATCTATCTGCTGGCCCTGGAGCAGGACATGGAGCACGGGACCTCAGTTCTGCAGGCAGCCAACACCCTTCAGCAACAAACCTTCCTTCCG CCACTGGTGGCGAGACGCCTGGAACATGAGAAACGCAGGAAGGAGATCAAGGAGCAGTGGCACCGGGCGCAGAGGAAACTG CAAGAGGCAGAGGGGAACCTGCGCAAGGCCAAGCAGACATACATGCAGCGCAGCGAGGAGCACGACAAGGCCAAGTATATGGCGGTgaaagcagaggaggagcagcaaaACACGACCAGCAGCATCACCACAAAAACCCTGGACAAGAAGAGGCGGCTGGAAGAGGAAGCCAAGAACAAG GCAGAAGAGGCCATGGCCACGTATCGCACCTGTGTGGCCGATGCAAACACGcagaagcaggagctggaggacaCCAAGGTGAACTCGCTGCGGCAGATCCATGAAGTGATCAAACAGACTGACCAGGTCATCAAGTCG GCCACCATCTCCTTCTACCAGCTCATGCACATGCAGACAGCGCCACTGCCTGTGAACTTCCAGACGCTGTGCGAGAGCAGCAAGCTGTACGACCCGGGCCAGCAGTACGCATCCCACGTCCGGCAGCTGCAGCGCGGCGACGAGCCCGACGTTCAGTATGACTTCGAGCCCTATGTGTCCCACAATGCCTG gTCTCCCTTTACTCAGCCACAGAAGGGCAGCTTCAATGCCGGTGAGTTCTCCACGAGTGCagagggggctggggctgtctCGGAGGGAGCAGCGGGAGCCAGGGAGTCACCAAGTGGGGCCGGAGCGGCCGAGCGAAGAG GTGGGAGGGGACACCAGGTGCATAAATCCTGGCCAACCTCTGTCGCTGATGCTGACAGCAGCCTGGATTCCAATGCAG gCATCAACGGGATCACCCcggagctggcagctcccacaGGGCCCTTCCGGAATGTTGGCTTGTCCAAGGCTGCCCAGACCCATCGGCTGAGGAAGCTCCGTGCCCCTTCCAAATGTCGGGAGTGCAACAGCTACGTGTACTTCCAGGGAGCTGAGTGCGAGGAG TGCTACCTGGCCTGCCACAAGAAGTGCCTGGAGACCTTGGCCATCCAGTGTGGGCACAAGAAGCTCCAAGGGAagctgcagctttttgggcAGGACTTCACAAAGGCGTCTCGGGCCAGCCCAGATGGGATCCCCTTCATCATCAAGAAATGCATTTCAGAGATTGAGAAACGGGCCCTGAAAACAAAG GGCATCTACCGAGTTAACGGTGTCAAGACCCGCGTGGAGAAGCTTTGCCAGGCCTTTGAGAACGGgaaggagctggtggagctgtcCCAGGCCTCCCCTCATGACATCAGCAATGTCCTGAAGCTCTACCTGAGACAG ctgccagagcccctCATGCCCTTCCGGCTGTACAACGAGCTGATGGGGCTGGCCAAGGAGAGCCTGCAGGGCAGTGAGTCCAAGGGCCACGGCGGAAagggcagccctgagctggTGGACAGAGGAGCTGACACCAACCAGGTGGTGCTGAGCCTGGTGCtgaagctgagggagctgctgaaggagctCCCCTGCGAGAACATGGCCACGCTCCAGtacctcctgcagcacctgagGAG GATCATGGAAGTGGAACAGGACAACAAGATGACCTCAGGCAACCTGGGCATTGTCTTTGGGCCGACGCTGATGCGTCCCAGGCCCACGGATGCCACGATTTCCTTGTCCTCGCTGGTGGATTATCCCCACCAAGCTCGGATCATTGAGGCACTCATCATCTTCTACCCCACCATCTTTGAGCACAAGGACATGGCACCGGCCGAGCCCAGCAGACGCAGCTCAGGTGCCACAGAGGAGGTGGCCAGTGGTGCTGAGCAG GCCCATGCAGgctcccagcctgtgcctccTCTTGGCACCAGCCCCTACCTGGAGGGGCCTTCGGAGAAGAGGAATTTGGCTTTCAGTGCTGACTCACTTGCAG AGTCCGGCGACCGCTCCATGGACTCCGACTCGGAGCTGGAGGACAGTGGGGAGCCACGGACACACCTGACCAAGCAGGGGAGCGAGACCAGCACAGAAGAGGTTAATTTCTGTGATGAGGGCAGCGAGGGGCCCTGCAGCGTGGGCCAGTCAGATGCAGGGGGCTCTGCTCcccgctgctgcagccttgGGGACGAGCAAAGCGACGTGGAGGAACACCCTGAGAGCCGCAGCCCCGCCACCCCCAGGGATGCCACAAACCAGTCTGGCACCTCTCGGGGCCACATCAGCCACGAGCTGCAGCCCCGGCTCATCTAA
- the ARHGAP45 gene encoding rho GTPase-activating protein 45 isoform X1, which translates to MFSRKKRELIKTPSISKKSRAGSPVPQTLPDLSRKDCLEALGSSVGELPPASAKLSSSPSAAGTLRRPTSLSRHASAAGFSLPMAPRAVPKGHKTPMSYSPMEGGEGPFIDPEDISQLLADVARFADALEKLRDMVLRDDPKEPQRPLAHECLGETLRILRQVINKYPLLNTLETLTAAGTLISKVKGFHYESNNEADKREFEKAVETIAVSFSSTVSEFLMGEVDSSTILSVPLSDQNQTVESLYGGIPGPRGDGVPSGMDSYDTARPPAEEVDVMLQRCEGGVDAALQYAKTISKYMKDLIGYLEKRTTLEMEFAKGLQKMANSCKQTISQETSMPFLSIYLLALEQDMEHGTSVLQAANTLQQQTFLPPLVARRLEHEKRRKEIKEQWHRAQRKLQEAEGNLRKAKQTYMQRSEEHDKAKYMAVKAEEEQQNTTSSITTKTLDKKRRLEEEAKNKAEEAMATYRTCVADANTQKQELEDTKVNSLRQIHEVIKQTDQVIKSATISFYQLMHMQTAPLPVNFQTLCESSKLYDPGQQYASHVRQLQRGDEPDVQYDFEPYVSHNAWSPFTQPQKGSFNAGEFSTSAEGAGAVSEGAAGARESPSGAGAAERRGGRGHQVHKSWPTSVADADSSLDSNAGEFSHKLQRLSSNGTASSSEELEEKDGTTTPFEQSINGITPELAAPTGPFRNVGLSKAAQTHRLRKLRAPSKCRECNSYVYFQGAECEECYLACHKKCLETLAIQCGHKKLQGKLQLFGQDFTKASRASPDGIPFIIKKCISEIEKRALKTKGIYRVNGVKTRVEKLCQAFENGKELVELSQASPHDISNVLKLYLRQLPEPLMPFRLYNELMGLAKESLQGSESKGHGGKGSPELVDRGADTNQVVLSLVLKLRELLKELPCENMATLQYLLQHLRRIMEVEQDNKMTSGNLGIVFGPTLMRPRPTDATISLSSLVDYPHQARIIEALIIFYPTIFEHKDMAPAEPSRRSSGATEEVASGAEQAHAGSQPVPPLGTSPYLEGPSEKRNLAFSADSLAESGDRSMDSDSELEDSGEPRTHLTKQGSETSTEEVNFCDEGSEGPCSVGQSDAGGSAPRCCSLGDEQSDVEEHPESRSPATPRDATNQSGTSRGHISHELQPRLI; encoded by the exons ATGTTCTCCCGGAAGAAGCGGGAGCTGATAAAAACCCCCTCCATCTCCAAGAAGAGCCGGGCGGGAAGCCCCGTCCCACAGACCCTGCCG GACCTCTCCCGCAAGGATTGCCTGGAGGCATTAGGCTCCAGCGTGGGggagctgcccccagccagtgccaagctcagcagcagccccagtgccGCGGGCACCCTGAGGCGCCCCACCAGCCTGAGCCGCCATGCCAGTGCTGCCGGCTTCTCGCTGCCCATGGCCCCCCGTGCCGTGCCCAAGGGCCACAAGACCCCCATGTCCTACAGCCCTATGGAGGGCGGGGAGGGTCCCTTCATCGACCCCGAGGAcatctcccagctgctggcagatgTCGCCCGCTTCGCCGATGCCCTGGAGAAGCTGCGGGATATGGTGCTGCGCGATG ACCCTAAGGAGCCGCAGCGGCCGCTGGCCCACGAGTGCCTGGGTGAAACCCTCCGTATCCTGCGCCAGGTCATCAATAAGTACCCGCTGCTCAACACCCTGGAGACCCTGACGGCCGCTGGGACCCTCATCTCCAAAGTCAAGG GTTTCCACTATGAATCCAACAATGAGGCAGACAAGCGGGAGTTCGAGAAGGCTGTGGAGACCATCGCTGTGTCCTTCAGCAGCAC GGTGTCCGAGTTCCTCATGGGGGAGGTGGACAGCAGCACCATCCTCTCTGTTCCACTCAGTGACCAGAACCAG ACTGTGGAGAGCCTCTATGGGGGGATTCCTGGGCCTAGAGGAGATGGAGTGCCCTCAGGCATGGACAGCTATGACACAG CCCGTCCTCCGGCCGAAGAAGTGGATGTGATGCTGCAGCGCTGTGAGGGGGGCGTGGATGCTGCCCTCCAGTACGCCAAAACCATCTCCAAGTACATGAAGGACCTGATTGGATACCTAGAGAAAAGGACCACGTTGG AGATGGAGTTTGCCAAAGGGCTCCAGAAGATGGCAAACAGCTGCAAGCAAACCATCAGTCAGGAG aCCAGCATGCCTTTCCTGTCCATCTATCTGCTGGCCCTGGAGCAGGACATGGAGCACGGGACCTCAGTTCTGCAGGCAGCCAACACCCTTCAGCAACAAACCTTCCTTCCG CCACTGGTGGCGAGACGCCTGGAACATGAGAAACGCAGGAAGGAGATCAAGGAGCAGTGGCACCGGGCGCAGAGGAAACTG CAAGAGGCAGAGGGGAACCTGCGCAAGGCCAAGCAGACATACATGCAGCGCAGCGAGGAGCACGACAAGGCCAAGTATATGGCGGTgaaagcagaggaggagcagcaaaACACGACCAGCAGCATCACCACAAAAACCCTGGACAAGAAGAGGCGGCTGGAAGAGGAAGCCAAGAACAAG GCAGAAGAGGCCATGGCCACGTATCGCACCTGTGTGGCCGATGCAAACACGcagaagcaggagctggaggacaCCAAGGTGAACTCGCTGCGGCAGATCCATGAAGTGATCAAACAGACTGACCAGGTCATCAAGTCG GCCACCATCTCCTTCTACCAGCTCATGCACATGCAGACAGCGCCACTGCCTGTGAACTTCCAGACGCTGTGCGAGAGCAGCAAGCTGTACGACCCGGGCCAGCAGTACGCATCCCACGTCCGGCAGCTGCAGCGCGGCGACGAGCCCGACGTTCAGTATGACTTCGAGCCCTATGTGTCCCACAATGCCTG gTCTCCCTTTACTCAGCCACAGAAGGGCAGCTTCAATGCCGGTGAGTTCTCCACGAGTGCagagggggctggggctgtctCGGAGGGAGCAGCGGGAGCCAGGGAGTCACCAAGTGGGGCCGGAGCGGCCGAGCGAAGAG GTGGGAGGGGACACCAGGTGCATAAATCCTGGCCAACCTCTGTCGCTGATGCTGACAGCAGCCTGGATTCCAATGCAG GTGAATTCAGCCACAAGCTCCAGCGGCTGTCATCCAATGGCACCGCGTCCTccagtgaggagctggaggagaaggacgGGACCACCACTCCCTTTGAGCAGA gCATCAACGGGATCACCCcggagctggcagctcccacaGGGCCCTTCCGGAATGTTGGCTTGTCCAAGGCTGCCCAGACCCATCGGCTGAGGAAGCTCCGTGCCCCTTCCAAATGTCGGGAGTGCAACAGCTACGTGTACTTCCAGGGAGCTGAGTGCGAGGAG TGCTACCTGGCCTGCCACAAGAAGTGCCTGGAGACCTTGGCCATCCAGTGTGGGCACAAGAAGCTCCAAGGGAagctgcagctttttgggcAGGACTTCACAAAGGCGTCTCGGGCCAGCCCAGATGGGATCCCCTTCATCATCAAGAAATGCATTTCAGAGATTGAGAAACGGGCCCTGAAAACAAAG GGCATCTACCGAGTTAACGGTGTCAAGACCCGCGTGGAGAAGCTTTGCCAGGCCTTTGAGAACGGgaaggagctggtggagctgtcCCAGGCCTCCCCTCATGACATCAGCAATGTCCTGAAGCTCTACCTGAGACAG ctgccagagcccctCATGCCCTTCCGGCTGTACAACGAGCTGATGGGGCTGGCCAAGGAGAGCCTGCAGGGCAGTGAGTCCAAGGGCCACGGCGGAAagggcagccctgagctggTGGACAGAGGAGCTGACACCAACCAGGTGGTGCTGAGCCTGGTGCtgaagctgagggagctgctgaaggagctCCCCTGCGAGAACATGGCCACGCTCCAGtacctcctgcagcacctgagGAG GATCATGGAAGTGGAACAGGACAACAAGATGACCTCAGGCAACCTGGGCATTGTCTTTGGGCCGACGCTGATGCGTCCCAGGCCCACGGATGCCACGATTTCCTTGTCCTCGCTGGTGGATTATCCCCACCAAGCTCGGATCATTGAGGCACTCATCATCTTCTACCCCACCATCTTTGAGCACAAGGACATGGCACCGGCCGAGCCCAGCAGACGCAGCTCAGGTGCCACAGAGGAGGTGGCCAGTGGTGCTGAGCAG GCCCATGCAGgctcccagcctgtgcctccTCTTGGCACCAGCCCCTACCTGGAGGGGCCTTCGGAGAAGAGGAATTTGGCTTTCAGTGCTGACTCACTTGCAG AGTCCGGCGACCGCTCCATGGACTCCGACTCGGAGCTGGAGGACAGTGGGGAGCCACGGACACACCTGACCAAGCAGGGGAGCGAGACCAGCACAGAAGAGGTTAATTTCTGTGATGAGGGCAGCGAGGGGCCCTGCAGCGTGGGCCAGTCAGATGCAGGGGGCTCTGCTCcccgctgctgcagccttgGGGACGAGCAAAGCGACGTGGAGGAACACCCTGAGAGCCGCAGCCCCGCCACCCCCAGGGATGCCACAAACCAGTCTGGCACCTCTCGGGGCCACATCAGCCACGAGCTGCAGCCCCGGCTCATCTAA
- the POLR2E gene encoding DNA-directed RNA polymerases I, II, and III subunit RPABC1 encodes MDDEEETYRLWKIRKTIMQLCHDRGYLVTQDELDQTLEEFKAQFGDKPSEGRPRRTDLTVLVAHNDDPTDQMFVFFPEEPKVGIKTIKMYCQRMQEENITRALIVVQQGMTPSAKQSLVDMAPKYILEQFLQQELLINITEHELVPEHVVMTKEEVTELLARYKLRENQLPRIQAGDPVARYFGIKRGQVVKIIRPSETAGRYITYRLVQ; translated from the exons ATGGACGACGAGGAGGAGACGTACCGGTTGTGGAAGATCCGCAAGACCATCATGCAG CTCTGCCACGACCGCGGGTATCTGGTGACCCAGGACGAGCTGGATCAGACGCTGGAGGAGTTCAAGGCGCAGTTCGGGGACAAGCCCAGCGAGGGCCGCCCCCGTCGCACCGACCTGACCGTGCTGGTGGCTCACAACGATGATCCCACCGACCAGATGTTCGTGTTCTTCCCCG AGGAGCCCAAGGTGGGGATCAAGACGATCAAGATGTACTGCCAGCGCATGCAGGAGGAGAACATCACCCGGGCACTGATCGTGGTACAGCAGGGAATGACCCCCTCGGCCAAGCAG TCCCTGGTTGACATGGCTCCCAAATACATTCTGGAGcagttcctgcagcaggagcttctCATCAACATCACGGAGCATGAG CTGGTGCCAGAGCACGTGGTCATGACAAAGGAGGAAGTAACGGAGCTGCTGGCCCGATA caaactGAGGGAGAACCAGCTCCCCAGGATCCAGGCTGGGGACCCCGTGGCCCGGTACTTCGGGATAAAGCGTGGCCAG GTAGTGAAGATCATCAGGCCCAGCGAGACAGCGGGCAGGTACATCACCTACAGACTGGTGCAGTGA